The following are encoded in a window of Geothermobacter ehrlichii genomic DNA:
- the hemW gene encoding radical SAM family heme chaperone HemW: MSGLYLHIPFCRRKCPYCDFFSVAGREELLASYHRLLIRQLNMAVDAGWRGPFATVFFGGGTPSLLRPGQVAEILEAVAAGPGLAPDAEISFEANPGTLGPDTLRQLRSLGVNRLSLGVQSLDDGRLRQLRRLHDATTACRVIDEARRAGFDNLSCDLMFALPGQDCRELEGELRRLLAFAPEHVSIYGLSIEEETPWAAAPPALPDEETYAAMYRLIHGLLADAGYRHYEISNFAQPGRECRHNLAYWRRRTCLGLGAGAHSFSAAGWGERLATPADLDLYRRRLDGGRDPMQSLEQFDRRGAMAETVYLALRTADGLSAAGFREIFGQDFAEVFAVARTRAGDALRREGDRWFLSWRDWLLYDHLIAYFL; this comes from the coding sequence TATCATCGTCTGCTCATCCGGCAGCTGAACATGGCGGTCGATGCCGGCTGGCGGGGGCCCTTCGCCACCGTCTTTTTCGGCGGCGGCACACCGTCGCTGCTTCGCCCCGGCCAGGTCGCCGAAATTCTGGAGGCGGTCGCCGCCGGACCGGGACTGGCTCCGGACGCCGAAATCAGCTTCGAGGCCAACCCGGGTACCCTGGGACCCGACACCTTGCGGCAGCTGCGCTCGCTCGGGGTCAACCGGCTTTCTCTCGGCGTGCAGAGCCTTGACGACGGGCGGCTGCGGCAGCTGCGGAGACTGCACGATGCCACCACCGCCTGCCGGGTCATCGACGAGGCGCGGCGGGCTGGCTTCGACAACCTTTCCTGTGACCTGATGTTCGCTCTGCCGGGGCAGGATTGCCGCGAGCTGGAAGGGGAGTTGCGCCGCCTGCTCGCCTTTGCTCCCGAGCATGTTTCGATCTACGGTCTGAGTATCGAGGAAGAGACGCCATGGGCGGCTGCGCCGCCGGCGCTGCCGGACGAAGAGACCTATGCCGCCATGTACCGGCTGATTCACGGCCTGCTTGCCGATGCCGGCTACCGGCACTACGAAATCTCCAATTTCGCGCAGCCCGGCCGGGAGTGCCGGCACAACCTGGCCTACTGGCGGCGGCGCACCTGCCTGGGGCTGGGTGCGGGGGCGCACAGCTTTTCCGCCGCCGGCTGGGGCGAGCGGCTGGCGACACCCGCCGATCTCGACCTGTACCGGCGGCGGCTGGACGGGGGGCGCGACCCCATGCAGAGCCTGGAGCAGTTCGACCGGCGGGGCGCCATGGCCGAGACCGTCTATCTGGCACTGCGCACGGCGGACGGACTGAGCGCTGCCGGCTTCCGGGAGATTTTCGGCCAGGATTTCGCCGAGGTCTTCGCCGTCGCCCGGACGCGGGCGGGCGATGCATTGCGCCGGGAAGGTGACCGCTGGTTTCTCTCCTGGCGCGACTGGCTGCTCTATGATCATCTGATCGCGTATTTTCTCTGA